The window AAGGATGGAAAAACGGTTAAATTAAATATTTCTCCCGGTGATCCCGTGAATCCAAAATCAGCAATGGCTGAGGCTATGAGAACAAAAAAACCAGCTGCTAAAAATATGGATGCTTCCCTTTATGGAATTCCCGTTAGAATTTATGGCTATCCACTGATGGATGAGCACCGAAATGTCATTGGTTCTGTTGGCATAGCAAAGAATATTGAAACCTGGACAGGCTTAAACAAAAGTGCAATCGAGTTGGCAGATTCTAGTGATGAGGTTGGAAATATTATTGATTTGTTCTTAAAGGTTGCCTCCCAATTGAATCACGATAGTATTACGCTTCAAGGAAAGGCGGATGAAATCAATAATAAATTTAAAAAGACGAATCAAATTCTTGATTCTATTAAATCCATCTCATCACAGACAAGGTTAATTGGATTAAATGCCGCCATCGAAGCAGCTCGAATTGGCGAGGTTGGAAAAGGGTTCGGGGTCGTAGCAAATGAAATTAGAAAACTATCGGGACATAGTAACGATGCAAGTGTAGAAATCGAAAAAACGTTACGGGATCTTCAGGTTGATTTGCAAACGATTACGGAAGAAGTGGCCGCCATTAATTCAACCGTTATCAACCAATTAGAGAAGGCAAAGGAAATAAACTCACGAATATCTAAGTTTGAAGAAATCTCTAAGCTATTACTAGCATTATCCAATCGTCTGTAATAGATTTCATGTCGAAAAAAGAGAACAGCCTGTCTTGTATCGGCTGTTCTTTTTTCCATTTTCATCCAACGATAAAGGTTGTACTAGAGATGTCTCTGTTGGAGAGCTTTAATGGCTGGGTTTTTTAGCATCATACTCAGCAGGATTAACCCGATCAAGCTCCCAGCTAGAGAACTAACCAAAAAAGCCGGAATAAAGCCAAAGAGTGCAGCCTTCTGACCAAGTAACAGGGTGGCAATCGGATAGCAGGCTAATCCGCCCAATATTCCAGTCCCCACAATTTCACCGGTAAAGGCAAAGGCTAGCTTCTTTGTCTTCATAAATAAATATCCGGCTAATAGTGCACCAATCATACTTCCTGGGAAAGCAAAGATGGAGCCAGTGCCCATTAAATTCCTGATTAAGGATACGGCAAAGGCCTGTAGTACAGCATAGGCAGGACCCAATAAAACAGCAGATAATACATTTAAGAAGTGTTGAATCGGGAAAACCTTCGTAAAACCAATTGGAATATAGATGAGATGACTCGTTAATGTACCGATTGCCACAAACATAGCTGTCATAGTCAATTTCAATGTTTTATTCATACGTTTCTCCTCTCTACAGTTAAAAAAAATCAAATTCGCCCGTCGAATTTGCGTCCGGATTTTTATCGAGC of the Bacillus tuaregi genome contains:
- a CDS encoding methyl-accepting chemotaxis protein, which gives rise to MHIKATGEDLMQALIKITPSIAEIMQTDMGFAVTDTEKFIIQKDGKTVKLNISPGDPVNPKSAMAEAMRTKKPAAKNMDASLYGIPVRIYGYPLMDEHRNVIGSVGIAKNIETWTGLNKSAIELADSSDEVGNIIDLFLKVASQLNHDSITLQGKADEINNKFKKTNQILDSIKSISSQTRLIGLNAAIEAARIGEVGKGFGVVANEIRKLSGHSNDASVEIEKTLRDLQVDLQTITEEVAAINSTVINQLEKAKEINSRISKFEEISKLLLALSNRL
- the thiW gene encoding energy coupling factor transporter S component ThiW encodes the protein MNKTLKLTMTAMFVAIGTLTSHLIYIPIGFTKVFPIQHFLNVLSAVLLGPAYAVLQAFAVSLIRNLMGTGSIFAFPGSMIGALLAGYLFMKTKKLAFAFTGEIVGTGILGGLACYPIATLLLGQKAALFGFIPAFLVSSLAGSLIGLILLSMMLKNPAIKALQQRHL